The window ttatacttatatattttttatttttttcctcaaaaaatatttttgactaaattttactttttgattttttgtttgatccttatatttatttattttatctctaaactaatttagtatttatttttaattattttaaaatgattattttctttttaaaatagaatgtttaatcgtcttttgatttattttatttcagtttcctATATTTCACCGtgttttgattttaatggttgaagtaattgattttcatttttatatttacatgttattaatttattaatacagacatatgtatgtataacaattattgttaaaaacacaactctggtttattactttatttgaaccaaacatccaCAAATGGAATCAAGGGTATGTCATTTCCTTTGTGGAACTGAAACAAACAGATAAAGGAATTCAGAGTCATTCCATTCATTTCTCATTGTTTCCGTTCTGTTGCACCTGCACGAACCAAATACCCCCTAAACTCATCTAGccttgaatttgaattttcttaTATTCTTTTTAATCAGATTTTAACAATAACAATCATCagaatgaataaataaacggTACATTAGACAATTTTCTACAtggattgattttttttaaatgtcacCAAGACTAACTCGGTAAAATCACTCGACCCATATTAAAAAGGAAAAGGGTCGAGGTCGAATTTGTTTTACATAGACGATACCTTTTTTTAATCCACATGGAAAATTTGTTTGACTTGTTATCCACAAGTCCATTCTGatattattgttattgtcgGAATCTTGTCAAAAGAGCTGGAAgagaaatcaaatacaaaatttgatgaatttaatGTCCGGAAATGAAGTTTTATGACTTTATGTTTATAATAGTTAGAGTATATGGATGAAATTAACCCCATGTAGGGATCATGGCTAGCAAATCATAGGATTATGACTCTTTCTTCTTTGGAGACTAGTGAATGAACTTGTTACTATCTCATCATGGTCCATGCCATATTGTAATAGCATGCTCAACAAATCATTATAAAAGAGTTGAATATCTCATCACGGTTTGGTTTATCATATTTGTTTTATCCAAACCTAAATATAATGGTAAATAACGGTTCgatttataatatttgttttatccaaacctaaatataatggtaaataaaaaaaataacaattaagCATATTTTTATCCAAATCCAAATATAATAGCTAACCAAAACAACGGTTAACCGTATTTTTTTACCTAAATATTTACACTGAAAAGAATAGCTCAATACACattattttaaatatcaaaacaaaattaattcatacaatatatataattaaagttcACATTTAAATAGGTATTTGATCGGTTTGGTCGGGGTTTTTTTTGCCCATCCCTATCATctttataatgataaaataggTACTTCATAATAAGTTATgataaattgagaaaaaaattcaataatatagTCAAATTTATTCATATCATTATTTCATTAATTGTCTAATAGGTTTTTTTCAGGTTTATTACACTGAAGGTCACTGAAATTTAGAGTAAGTTTCATAAAGATCACTGAACTTTATTTTAATTCATTAAAATAGTTGaacttttatttgtatttgCTAGCACCAGATTTTTGTGAAAAATCACCAGCTAAATTTAACATTGGCTTTTGTGGTTTGTGCAAACGTGCCAAGGAAGCAGGTtgccaaaattaaaaattattaattaactaACTTCTAACCAAACGATTGTGAAAGAGGATTAAGGATTGAAAAAATCCTCTAAAGATTCCTAGCTCTATTATATAAAGCTTTATTAGCCTCGCAGTGGCGACTAAACGTGAATCACCTCGAGGAATTgagaatttgtatttttatttatgtttaaatgttttgattacAAGAATGAGAATGATTGAAGGCCTGAAATTACAAAAGCAATTTGACAATTAATAGAGAAaatgtaattaaatataaagaATGGACTTGAAACTTGAGTGAATTGAGAACTTAGAAATAATAATGAACTTAATTAAGAACTTTAGAATTCTTGTGAAAATTATTAGAATTTGCAACACATAAGTTTGGTGTGAATGCGAGAAAGCTTGAAGAATAGAGGAAGAAAGTGATTTGGGGGAATTAAAACAGAGAAAAAGAAGAGCAATAAGCTTAGAAATAAGTTCTGGTTTTCGGTTTTGATATGTTTTTGTGTTGTCTCGTGGGAAAGATGGAGAATAGAGGAAGCACGTGATTTAGGGGGATTAAACATAGATGAAGAAAGACAATAAGgctgaaaatgaatttttactTTTAGGGTTTGTTGCGTTGTTGTGTTGTGAGTCTTCAAGTGAAAAATGAAGCCTTTTTATAGTTGCTACTGGCAGAAATCTGTTGGAAGCATGGTCTTCAACTACTCTAATCTTGTTGAAATTTTTATGTCACGTTATCCACTTTTTGAGCAACCAGGTTTCCACTTCAACACGCGGAAGGAGTTGGTTATGATTGTTGaaaaaatcaatttccaaaTGGGCCTGATTTTCTTGTTACTTAGACAAATTCGTTTGAAACATGGTCTTACTACTGCAATCTTGCTGAGATTTTTATGGCACGTTCTCCATCTTTTAAAGAACCGGGATTTTACTTCAAAACATGGGTGGAGTTGGTTGAGactattgaaaaaaaaatcaatttccaaaCATACACGTTTTTCTTGCTACTGAGACAAATTCATCAGAAGTAGGGTCTTCCACTATTCCAATCTTGCTGAGATTTTTATAAGAGGTTCTCCACCTTTTGAGGAATCAGGATTCCACTTCAAATGTGGATTGGAGTTTAAGGCTGttgaaaaaatcaattttcgaacagacgcgtttttctcAACCCTATGTACAACTGTAGAAAAATACTTGTTTCTCCTTCAATACTATTCCGTTTTGACTCCATAAGTAGTTCTGAAATCGTAATGAACTAAGGAAATAGGATTCCAATGTAGCTTAGTAGAATTCCAACTAGAAATATTATGAAAAATCAGGTTTTTAAAAAAACGTGATGCTGAAAAATAGACTTCTAACTGACTTGTTGTTCCCTTATTCTCTAAAAATTCTCTTTATTCTCATTTAGATTTTAATGACTTTAGGGACcactaaattattatttttactaaactcattaatgaattaaataaaatataatttttaaaattatgccctaataacattttaataaaatcattatgtCTATTTCAAATCAAAAAAAATCACTGGAATAGTGACATGcagtaacaaaaatataaatttatttttaatttacttaACTCAACTGCTTGAAACTGCTACGTGACagtcaaaaaaatatatactattTTTGTAATGTGACTGTCATATTATATGTAAAAGTAAGTTCTTTGTGGCGTGGCTGTCAGACCACTATTGAGAGAACTTTTTCTTTATGGTTTGGACACATAAGCAATATCGAGTAATGAGTTATCACTATGTTACTAacatagttacaaaaaaaaaacacgtcAAAATATCAAAAATTAAACCTCTCACATATAAGCTaatcgcaaaaaaaaaatacctaaaatatttactatgttaTGAACACAGTTACAAATGACCTTCCAAGATACATGAAACgacttcaatttatcgacaagcTTATTTAAAAAGTCCGATGTGGtaattaaataacagtaaaaCTAGTCCGttcaatttttttgttaaataggAATAAACTAATCTTgctttaaaagtaaaattttacCGTTTCGTACATTAAGGAATAAACCTACATTTTCCCAAAAATGATAGAGGCAAATTTATACCCTTATCTCTCTTTTTTTCCATCGCTTAAGTACCGATGAAAATTACCAACGAGTTAAATTTTGTTAGCAACATAATTTTCAACAAGGTCCTTTAAAAGAGGAGAAAACCAAATTTCGACCATCAAGTAAACATTGAGCGCTAAATTGCTTTCCGTGAGACATTGGGATTGACTCAGCTAGGTATTGCTATCCCGTTATTACGGGTTTATTTGATTCAGCTATTACCGTTTACAGTTATTACAGGTTTATTTAGTTCAGCTATTATTGTTTACAATTGTTATTGCGGTTTATTTGGTTCAGCTATTGCCTTTTACATTTGTTGCTAACTATTTACCGTTGttgatatatattttaactGATTTTCCTTCTAGAGCAGTCGTTTCATAATTCAAACCGAACACTTTTTTGTTACaatcaaactataaaaatgAGCTACAAAAAGGATAATCCAATGAGCACTCGCTCATTAGCAAAGCAATTCGGCTACCGAATTTTGATTTCACGAAATCATCATGCTTAAACACCAGACGCAGTGAATTCCGCTTTGAAAACAAAGAAAATCAAAATTTCATCAATTAAAGTGTTATATATCCGTGAACGCCAAACATAACAATTTCATCCATAAGTACAAGCACGAAATTCAAAATTCGACGGGGCGAAAAACATCATTTCGCCTTAAACCATTCAACGGATTTCAGAATTTCGAGCAGGCAAAAACGGTCGCatattcattcaatcaatcacaaGCCATCTCCACAAAGATATGCAAACTGATATCTTATTCACATATTAACACCAAGATTTCAACAACAAGCACATTTTTCTTTCACTTGCAGACGTTCGTCTATTTATTAAACATTTCCAATACAGGCATCCGTCCGCCTCGAAAAAGACGGTCGACAACAGCACGAGTTCGTAAAGCTCCTGGACGTGAGAGATGTAAGTTGAATTTTGACAGATTTACTTACTAATTCAAGGAAGCAAGTACCTCCAACAATGAAGCAGCAAATTGCATTTGGGTTTCCTCGTCTATAGTCAGGAAAAGCGGTACATGAACAAAGAGTGACTTGAACCCGTTTTGCTCCGCAAACCGAAGCGAGTGGTAGTAAACGTAATTGCACACAAATCGACCTGCATCATCGGATGTCATCACCTCGAAACCTTTCTGTACTAAGGCCTTCGTTATCTCCTCGACAGGCAGAGTTGTCTGCACACAAATAGATAAGAGTAACACACTTAGTTCCTAACACGCCTAACCGAAATATTTGTCTCGAGAAAGCACGAGCAGTATGTTTACTACTAAATGCATTCAAAGACGGTCATACTTTTGTGCATAACATTTGAACAGCATCACAATGATCCTGATAACCACCAAAAAAAAGgaggcccggtgcactacgcatccccgctaagcgagggtccggggaggggtcccaccacaagggtatactgggggcaagccttcccctgccattttttttggcaagagaccGCTCCTAAGACTTGAAACCatgacctctcggtcacacgacaacaacgtttaccgttgcgccaaggctcgccctcatcCCAATAACCACCATAGTTCAAAATTTTCAGCCTAAAAAAAACGGTAGTCTGATATCGATATTCGACGAAACTGATCATTACCTTTAAAAACTCCAAAGTTCTAAATCTGAAGCTAAGTAGTAAGTCTAGTTCGAAGACATTAGGAACCATGTTCCGTGCTTAATATCTTTCCGAGGTGCGTAAGCTTGTGAGTCTAGCTCACAGCACAAGGAACCGTAGATAGATTACCGAAGGTCGGAATGAAAACGTGATGCCATACAAGAGGAATTAGGTCTCCCAAACGTGGTAAAATAGACCCGGGTTTTAGAAGTTAAGAGAGCCTTAAACCATTTTCAGTCTAACAGTAAGACCATAAGGATAGAAATGTTCAAATATTATCATCTCGATTCAGTCAGTCGGTTTGAGTTCTTTCCTTTTGCAATTATACAGTAAAGGGCGGCCTGGTGCACTAcacgtccccgctaagcgagggtccggggaggggtcccaccacaagggtatattaggggcaagccttcccctgccaattgtttggcaagaggccgctcctaagactcgaacccatgacctctcggtcacacgacaacaacgtttaccgttgcgccaaggctcatCGACATAATGAAAGTGCATCGACAAGTCATGATCACAAATTACATTTCTGTTAGTGTGAACATACATGATATGCGAAGAAATTAAACGAAAGTCCATCAACAACTAGGTTAATAATCAAGAAAATCGTGTACCTCTCGTGCTCGTAATATTCCACCATCTGAAGGAATAATGGGTACTTTCTGCACATCATAACGTAAATTTTAACTAAACCGAATCTAAACGGAGAAAAACAATTCATACAACGAATACAACATACAAAACGTAACCTGTGGTTTCCATCCCATCTCATCGGGACACCGAAAAGTAGCTTCATTAACAGCTTGTTGTTCAATAGCAAATCTTGTTGCTCCGCTGTTAACTCCAAAATGTATCTGAAATACGGCACGGATTAACATGCAGAATTTTGTAAAGATCAAAACATTTTACATGAACGATATGTTAGCAGCAAACCCAAATAGTTGTTCCCGAATTCGAAGATTCGGAATCTTTAGTGTTGATTCCAGTTTGCAATGTCTGGTAAAGGGGTATGATTGCTCCTTGTCCGGCCGTTTCGAGAACATTACAACACCCTAATACCACACC is drawn from Euphorbia lathyris chromosome 9, ddEupLath1.1, whole genome shotgun sequence and contains these coding sequences:
- the LOC136205894 gene encoding uncharacterized protein → MGSEGPPAVTIHVTGFKKFHGVSENPTEIIVSNLKEYMKKKGFPKGVVLGCCNVLETAGQGAIIPLYQTLQTGINTKDSESSNSGTTIWIHFGVNSGATRFAIEQQAVNEATFRCPDEMGWKPQKVPIIPSDGGILRARETTLPVEEITKALVQKGFEVMTSDDAGRFVCNYVYYHSLRFAEQNGFKSLFVHVPLFLTIDEETQMQFAASLLEVLASLN